Proteins encoded within one genomic window of Planifilum fulgidum:
- a CDS encoding M23 family metallopeptidase — MELKGLFVGFLVWNRTQRKGSVTLEFVVLLPLFILLSLIAWQLFLSGMAVIDTHAAVRDAVRVASTTGDTDEAEEKGKDSFGQSRGYKLKRLDVKIEDGEAIAKAKVEIPILFMASKPITYETEEKAPALNTYNFASPLMMGNGQLGFPVANPTISSTFGRRTDPVYGGTAQHKGIDFPAPIGTPIYAAEDGIVKRAGPATGFGCWIVIDHGGGLETVYGHMYPHQILVVPGQRVKRGQQIAAVGNNGKSTGPHLHFEVRVRGEPVDPLPFLSE, encoded by the coding sequence ATGGAATTGAAAGGTCTATTTGTGGGGTTTCTTGTATGGAACCGGACACAAAGGAAAGGTTCCGTGACTCTCGAATTTGTGGTTTTGTTACCTTTGTTTATTCTATTATCCTTGATAGCTTGGCAACTCTTTTTATCAGGGATGGCAGTGATAGACACTCATGCGGCAGTGCGTGACGCGGTACGAGTGGCGTCCACTACGGGTGACACCGATGAGGCGGAGGAAAAGGGGAAAGACTCTTTCGGACAATCACGAGGCTACAAGCTGAAGCGCTTGGATGTCAAAATTGAAGACGGTGAAGCGATCGCCAAGGCGAAAGTGGAGATTCCGATTTTATTTATGGCTTCCAAACCGATCACCTATGAAACGGAGGAAAAAGCGCCGGCTCTTAATACGTACAATTTTGCCAGTCCGTTAATGATGGGTAATGGACAACTGGGTTTCCCTGTGGCTAATCCAACAATTAGCTCAACTTTTGGTCGTCGGACTGATCCTGTTTATGGTGGAACAGCTCAGCATAAAGGCATTGATTTTCCTGCCCCCATCGGTACGCCTATCTATGCTGCCGAAGACGGGATAGTAAAACGCGCGGGGCCTGCTACAGGTTTTGGATGTTGGATAGTTATTGACCACGGCGGAGGATTGGAAACCGTGTATGGCCACATGTACCCGCATCAGATATTAGTTGTTCCCGGACAGCGGGTTAAAAGAGGTCAACAAATCGCTGCAGTCGGTAATAACGGGAAATCAACAGGGCCTCACTTGCACTTTGAAGTCCGCGTTAGAGGAGAACCAGTGGACCCGCTTCCTTTCTTGTCCGAGTAA
- a CDS encoding Tad domain-containing protein, producing the protein MLHRYRRRLDRRGNVTMFWVVGLAAFFVVFSMVGTLVVAWMQHAYAQAVADAGSLAATKKLDQLVQEELNRAMQEAMNVYPDRDPYSIVMGTEEKRHAFMRRVLERRQNELREEVRKYVTKNGGHKHGEIRLPVNGRIEVEARMKYEPPVFQDWFKDAFVKGSGTGPKRDYLKWLKSRQTIAY; encoded by the coding sequence ATGCTTCATCGCTACCGTCGTCGGCTTGATCGACGGGGAAACGTAACAATGTTTTGGGTGGTGGGGCTTGCCGCCTTCTTTGTAGTGTTTTCGATGGTAGGAACGTTGGTAGTTGCGTGGATGCAACACGCCTATGCTCAAGCGGTGGCGGATGCAGGAAGTTTGGCGGCCACGAAGAAACTGGATCAGCTGGTGCAGGAGGAACTGAATCGGGCAATGCAGGAAGCCATGAATGTGTATCCCGACAGGGATCCCTATTCGATCGTTATGGGGACCGAGGAAAAACGGCATGCCTTCATGAGAAGGGTGTTAGAACGCCGGCAAAATGAGCTGCGGGAAGAGGTCAGAAAATATGTGACCAAGAACGGTGGTCACAAACACGGGGAGATCCGCCTGCCCGTAAACGGGAGAATTGAGGTCGAGGCTCGGATGAAGTACGAACCGCCGGTCTTTCAGGATTGGTTTAAGGATGCCTTTGTCAAAGGCAGTGGTACGGGACCTAAAAGAGATTATTTGAAGTGGTTAAAATCAAGACAGACAATCGCCTATTAG
- a CDS encoding vWA domain-containing protein has translation MKRTLLWMLVLCLVFSSGCSLLSGKNADQADADKDSNEVEVKQAATDVEGMLREGPGKYAGDKYDEEKVKAELDKLPDNMTADEAYNHLVALLAEDYKSILRELDALDPTIKTNIEEPGGVNAPEGNLPKQVNVEILLDASGSMAGRVSGGVKMDLAKEAIRNFSSKLPEGAQVALRVYGHKGSNQQKDKELSCKSTEVVYPLGAYDKATFQKSLNKFRPTGWTPLAAAIEQAKNDLSENTGENVENIIYVVSDGIETCGGDPVKAAKELHESEIQAIVNIIGFDVDNEGQRALKKVAEAGGGKYTTVSSGEDLQRYLEEEYARLRVEWMTWGSKSYLDAQEQWGDKWNEMTNLTTSLSERNFQENSRMLKAKNYLEKMGKLQNPVELYNRIIDRWRKINAYQRNRYKELDKVLEEERINEQQKVKKKEKEMLEQYDR, from the coding sequence ATGAAACGAACGCTCTTATGGATGCTGGTCCTTTGCCTGGTTTTCAGCAGCGGATGTTCCCTGCTTTCCGGAAAGAATGCGGATCAGGCTGATGCGGACAAGGATTCGAATGAAGTGGAGGTGAAACAGGCCGCCACCGATGTGGAAGGAATGCTCCGGGAGGGACCGGGCAAATATGCCGGAGACAAGTACGACGAGGAAAAGGTGAAGGCGGAGCTGGATAAACTGCCTGACAACATGACGGCGGATGAGGCTTATAACCATTTGGTAGCCTTGCTGGCCGAAGACTACAAATCAATCCTCAGGGAACTGGATGCGTTGGACCCCACCATCAAAACAAATATTGAAGAACCGGGAGGTGTCAACGCTCCGGAGGGAAATCTGCCTAAGCAGGTGAATGTGGAAATCCTCCTGGATGCCAGCGGGAGCATGGCCGGCCGGGTGAGTGGTGGTGTGAAGATGGACCTGGCCAAGGAGGCAATCCGGAATTTTTCCTCCAAACTGCCGGAGGGCGCCCAGGTGGCACTCCGGGTATACGGCCACAAGGGAAGCAACCAGCAGAAGGATAAGGAACTCTCCTGCAAGAGCACCGAAGTGGTTTATCCCCTGGGGGCCTATGACAAAGCTACCTTCCAGAAGTCTCTGAACAAATTCCGTCCGACGGGCTGGACTCCCTTGGCCGCGGCGATCGAGCAGGCGAAAAATGATTTGAGCGAAAATACGGGAGAAAACGTGGAGAACATCATTTACGTGGTGAGTGACGGGATCGAGACCTGCGGCGGGGATCCGGTCAAGGCAGCGAAGGAGCTGCATGAGTCGGAGATCCAGGCGATCGTGAACATCATCGGATTTGACGTGGACAATGAAGGACAGCGTGCGTTGAAGAAGGTGGCTGAAGCCGGCGGAGGGAAATATACTACAGTTAGTTCAGGTGAGGACTTGCAAAGGTATTTGGAAGAGGAATATGCTCGTTTGAGGGTTGAATGGATGACTTGGGGAAGTAAAAGTTATTTAGATGCCCAAGAGCAGTGGGGAGATAAGTGGAATGAAATGACTAACTTAACTACATCGTTATCTGAAAGGAACTTCCAGGAAAATTCTCGAATGTTAAAAGCCAAAAATTATCTCGAAAAAATGGGGAAATTGCAAAACCCTGTTGAACTATACAATAGGATTATTGATCGATGGAGAAAAATCAATGCATACCAAAGAAATCGATATAAAGAATTGGATAAAGTATTAGAAGAGGAAAGAATTAATGAGCAGCAGAAAGTGAAGAAGAAAGAAAAAGAAATGCTAGAGCAATACGATCGTTAA
- a CDS encoding IS5 family transposase codes for MGSSFSGWSICSCQKRGDGIGKTKVGKGTKVMMVSDGNGVPIGLYLDSAQHHEIRLAEATLKTVRVPQRWGRPRTRPKELVADKAYDSRSFRIWLRRRGIKPTIPTIQRKSRKPRRGRPIRVGEGYRRRWIIERCFGWMNNYRRLVVRYDRYLHIYRAFCLIAFIIWCVNRILK; via the coding sequence AAAAGGGGAGACGGGATTGGAAAAACCAAGGTGGGCAAGGGAACCAAGGTTATGATGGTATCGGATGGAAACGGGGTGCCGATCGGTCTGTATCTGGACAGCGCCCAACATCATGAAATCCGGCTAGCGGAAGCCACCCTGAAAACGGTTCGGGTACCGCAAAGGTGGGGACGTCCCCGAACGCGGCCCAAGGAATTGGTGGCTGACAAAGCTTATGACAGCCGTTCTTTCCGAATCTGGTTGCGCCGACGAGGAATCAAGCCCACCATTCCCACCATTCAGCGAAAAAGCCGCAAACCCCGTCGTGGCCGTCCCATCCGTGTGGGAGAGGGATACCGCCGGCGTTGGATCATTGAGCGTTGCTTTGGGTGGATGAACAATTACCGTCGATTGGTGGTCCGATATGACCGATATTTGCATATCTATAGAGCTTTTTGCCTGATTGCATTCATTATTTGGTGTGTAAACCGAATTTTGAAATAG